Proteins encoded by one window of Plasmodium falciparum 3D7 genome assembly, chromosome: 4:
- a CDS encoding V-type proton ATPase subunit B — protein MSKEVVNTKAEASRVNALAAVRNYKVCPRLEYKTISGVQGPLVIIEDVKFPKYSEIVTIHLSDNTTRQGQILEVCGKKAVIQVFEGTSGIDNKNSYVEVSGDILKMPMSDEMLGRVFNGSGKPIDKGPNILADDYLDINGNPINPQCRVYPKEMIQTGISTIDVMNSIVRGQKIPLFSAAGLPHNEIGAQICRQASLVQGKDVLDHSDDNFAVVFGAMGVNMETARYFRQDFEENGKMERVCLFLNLANDPTIERILTPRIALTTAEYLAFEKEMHVFVILTDMSSYADALREVSSAREEVPGRRGYPGYMYSDLSTIYERAGRVEGRNGSITQFPILTMPNDDITHPIPDLTGYITEGQIFVDRNLYNRQIYPPINVLPSLSRLMKSGIGHNMTRIDHPYVSDQLYSNYAIAQDVKAMKAVIGEEALSNDDILYLEFLDKFEKRFITQNTYECRDIYQSLDIAWELLRIFPEDMLKKIKTDILSKYYPRHHAN, from the exons atgagtAAAGAAGTAGTAAATACAAAAGCTGAAGCATCTCGTGTTAATGCTTTAGCAGCTGTGAGGAATTATAAAGTGTGTCCACGACTAGAATATAAAACCATTTCAG GTGTGCAGGGGCCCCTAGTAATTATTGAAGATGTAAAGTTTCCTAAATATTCCGAAATAGTTACGATACATTTAAGTGACAATACAACAAGGCAAGGTCAAATATTAGAAGTGTGTGGAAAGAAAGCAGTAATTCAGGTTTTTGAAGGGACAAGTGGAATAGATAATAAGAATAGTTATGTGGAGGTGAGTggagatatattaaaaatgccAATGAGTGATGAGATGTTAGGAAGAGTTTTTAATGGAAGTGGGAAACCAATTGATAAGGGTCCCAATATATTGGCTGATGATTATTTGGATATTAATGGGAATCCAATAAATCCTCAATGTCGTGTATATCCAAAAGAGATGATACAGACTGGAATATCAACTATTGATGTTATGAACAGTATAGTTCGTGGTCAGAAGATACCATTATTTAGTGCAGCAGGTCTTCCACATAATGAAATAGGAGCTCAGATATGTAGGCAAGCATCTTTGGTACAAGGAAAGGATGTTTTGGATCATTCTGATGATAATTTTGCAGTAGTATTTGGTGCAATGGGTGTAAATATGGAAACGGCTAGATATTTTAGACAAGATTTTGAAGAGAATGGAAAGATGGAAAGAGTGtgcttatttttaaatttagcTAATGACCCAACAATAGAAAGAATTTTAACACCAAGAATTGCATTAACAACTGCTGAATATTTAGCTTTTGAAAAAGAAATGCATGTATTTGTTATATTGACAGATATGTCATCATATGCAGATGCATTAAGAGAAGTTTCTTCGGCAAGAGAAGAAGTACCAGGTAGAAGAGGATATCCAGGATATATGTATAGTGATTTATCCACCATATATGAAAGAGCTGGAAGAGTTGAAGGACGTAATGGTAGTATAACACAATTTCCTATATTAACAATGCCTAATGATGATATTACACATCCAATACCTGATTTAACCGGATATATTACAGAAGGTCAAATATTTGTAGAcagaaatttatataatagacAAATATATCCTCCAATCAATGTCTTACCATCTTTATCGCGTTTAATGAAAAGTGGTATTGGACATAATATGACCAGAATCGATCATCCATATGTATCTGATCAATTATATAGTAATTATGCTATTGCTCAAGATGTAAAAGCAATGAAAGCAGTAATTGGTGAAGAAGCACTTTCAAATGATGATATTCTATATCTTGAATTCTTAGATAAATTCGAAAAGAGATTTATTACACAAAATACATATGAATGTAGAGATATTTATCAATCATTGGATATCGCATGGGAACTTTTAAGAATCTTTCCAGAAGATAtgcttaaaaaaattaaaacagaCATTTTATCCAAATATTATCCACGTCACCATGCCAACTAa
- a CDS encoding apical sushi protein, which produces MKIIYHILIFLLHYNIIIKAKENKNDNFLNGIYKLQNIWRNTTLGELDLKKANIENAEGIIEKFNDSNKTDFNQHPHFRSKLSFLEHKNHKDMGIVTNHQNKDHKKNEYTSEEIIDMKPQLASQEMWRKGENFYMHGATNTNEQNDDEDLFESFHKNHNSNIKINSPCFDLQDKEMCSNNKECFYDDAYKACFQNCALVNEKKCSLYSECKHTPNGCQNEGYLNIQVFGSNLGGDVRACELFESEGSCYLMEKLFKKLSEEKKETSFNCVWISYKHELRSYDDENEPKENNDNIVALENKNKYMYMNNVESIHNNHHLENPYHEDIKHNKHKSFNYHVLSSSVPRQIAKNEKFLSLLQLNLKGKKKEKNKKKKKDDEDDDDIDEEDDDLDIEGKNNEFNADEEENSKDLKNNNIDDNEEDGTTDEDDLFNNKKKKKNNNNNNSNNNNNKNKNKQNTNKKNNKIINEFDDDIDEVSEENLLNDEEKKQNKIKNKNINETNNISENNEIEISSKDLTEQYEDKYNYDKKNNMGTNNNFNNTNTFANNKNNLHNKYINHASHTQNEKDILKHNFYGKDNNGTYEIIKVETHICANLNEKPNPSTLLEGALIAENEAQLQKIKKKYKVTDNEICVRPTNSSYVSLIPDKKYYLLGEKIEFKCQEGYKIIGTTNIGVCTGRNIISPNITCESLTNFDDVEKDNIQKMNNIINSASKYTFYNIIIIVFIIINLFFCA; this is translated from the exons atgaaaataatatatcatatacttatatttttacttcattataatattataataaaagcaaaagaaaacaaaaatgacAATTTCTTAAAcggtatttataaattacaaaatatatggaGAAATACAACTCTGGGAGAATTAGACCTAAAAAAG gcTAATATTGAAAATGCAGAAGGAATAATAGAAAAGTTCAATGACTCAAACAAAACCGATTTTAATCAACATCCTCATTTTAGATCAA aGCTATCATTCTTAGAACATAAAAATCATAAAGATATGGGAATAGTAACAAATCATCAAAATAAAgatcacaaaaaaaatgaatatacttCTGAAGAAATTATTGATATGAAACCTCAATTGGCTAGCCAAGAAATGTGGAGAAAAGGAGAAAACTTTTACATGCATGGAGCTACAAATACAAATGAACAAAACGATGATGAAGATTTGTTTGAATCATTTCATAAAAATCATAATagcaatataaaaattaatagtcCTTGTTTCGATTTACAAGATAAAGAAATGTGttctaataataaagaatgtTTTTATGATGACGCATATAAAGCATGTTTTCAAAATTGTGCACTtgtgaatgaaaaaaaatgttccTTATATTCAGAATGTAAACATACCCCAAATGGATGTCAAAATGAAG gtTACTTAAATATCCAAGTATTTGGTTCAAACCTCGGGGGAGACGTACGAGCATGTGAACTCTTTGAAAGTGAAGGGTCATGCTATCTTATGGaaaaattattcaaaaaattaagcgaagagaaaaaagaaacaagTTTCAATTGTGTGTGGATTTCTTACAAACATGAGTTGAGAAGTTACGACGATGAAAATGAACccaaagaaaataatgataacataGTAGCattggaaaataaaaataaatatatgtatatgaataatgtagaaagtatacataataatcatcattTAGAAAATCCATATCATGAAGATATAAAACATAACAAACACAAATCTTTTAATTATCATGTTCTAAGCTCATCTGTACCTAGACAAATtgcaaaaaatgaaaagtttTTGTCTTTATTGCAACTAAATTTGAAgggaaagaaaaaagaaaaaaataaaaaaaaaaaaaaagatgatgaagatgatgatgatatagACGAAGAAGACGATGATTTAGATATCGAAGGAAAAAATAACGAATTTAATgctgatgaagaagaaaatagtAAAGatctaaaaaataataatatagatgataatgaagaagatgGCACTACTGATGAAGATgatctttttaataataaaaaaaaaaaaaaaaataataataataataatagtaacaataataataataagaataagaataaacaaaatacaaacaaaaaaaataataaaataataaatgaatttgATGATGATATTGATGAAGTTTCAgaagaaaatttattaaatgatgaagaaaaaaaacaaaataaaataaaaaataagaatataaatgaaactaataatatttctgaaaataatgaaatagaaATATCATCAAAAGATTTAACAGAACAGTATGAAGATAAATATAACtatgataagaaaaataatatgggcacaaataataattttaataataccaATACTTTtgctaataataaaaataatttacataataaatatattaatcatGCTTCACAtacacaaaatgaaaaagatatattaaaacataatttctatggaaaagataataatggtACATATGAAATAATCAAAGTGGAAACACATATATGCGCAAATTTAAACGAAAAACCAAACCCATCAACTTTATTAGAAGGTGCTTTAATAGCTGAAAATGAAGCACAgttacaaaaaattaaaaaaaaatataaagtaaCTGACAATGAAATATGTGTTAGACCTACAAATTCTTCATATGTTTCCCTTATCcctgataaaaaatattatttacttGGTGAAAAAATAGAATTTAAATGTCAAGAAGGGTATAAAATAATAGGTACAACAAATATTGGTGTATGTACAGgtagaaatataatatcacCAAATATAACGTGTGAATCATTAACAAATTTTGATGATGTAGAAAAggataatatacaaaaaatgaataatattatcaacTCGGCATCAAAATATACattctataatattattataatagtatttataattattaatctTTTTTTCTGCGCATAA
- a CDS encoding sexual stage-specific protein precursor produces MNIRKFIPSLALMLIFFAFANLVLSDANDKAKKPAGKGSPSTLQTPGSSSGASLHAVGPNQGGLSQGLSGKDSADKMPLETQLAIEEIKSLSNMLDKKTTVNRNLIISTAVTNMIMLIILSGIVGFKVKKTKNADDDKGDKDKDKDNTDEGDEGDDS; encoded by the coding sequence ATGAATATTCGAAAGTTCATACCATCTTTAGCTTTAATGCTTATATTCTTCGCTTTTGCAAACCTGGTATTATCAGATGCAAATGACAAAGCAAAAAAGCCCGCTGGAAAAGGATCCCCTTCAACTTTGCAAACCCCAGGAAGTTCTTCAGGTGCCTCTCTTCATGCTGTTGGACCTAATCAAGGTGGACTATCTCAAGGTCTTTCTGGAAAAGATTCTGCTGACAAAATGCCTTTAGAAACTCAGCTAGCTATAGAAGAAATCAAGAGCTTATCCAATATGTTAGATAAAAAAACGACAGTTAACAGAAACTTAATCATAAGTACTGCTGTCACAAATATGATCATGTTGATCATATTATCTGGTATAGTTGGATTTAAAGTTAAAAAAACGAAGAACGCAGATGATGATAAAGGAGATAAGGATAAGGACAAGGATAATACAGATGAAGGAGACGAAGGAGATGATtcttaa
- a CDS encoding cytosolic glyoxalase II: protein MKPCAQVLVVPVLNDNFSYVIIDEKTKKAASIDPVEPDKVLKRIETANVELEYVLCTHHHYDHSGGNIRMRELKQNIKVVGSAYEPTPGVNEKVYDGQIIRLGELNIKAIHAPCHTKGHILYYVYKTDEAKQEDHKYKPILFTGDTLFIAGCGRFFEGSAKDMFKNIEKVKNMRKETLIYCGHEYTLNNLRFALSIENDNEYMKNKLNEVTEKLKNKEHSVPSTIEEENLINPFFRTHCYVNKFNMNDEIKILDKLRQLKNNF from the exons atgaag CCATGCGCACAAGTACTTGTAGTGCCCGTGTTAAATGATAATTTCTCTTATGTTATAATTGAtga gaaAACTAAAAAGGCAGCTTCTATAGACCCAGTAGAACCAGATAAA gtattaaaaagaatagaAACAGCCAATGTTGAATTGGAATATGTTTTATGCACACATCATCATTATGATCATTCAG GTGGAAATATTCGAATGAGAgaattaaaacaaaatatcaAAGTGGTCGGATCAGCATATGAACCAACCCCAGGTGTAAACGAGAAAGTATACGACGGTCAAATTATACGTTTAg GTGAGTTGAACATAAAAGCTATTCATGCACCTTGTCATACGAAGGGacacattttatattatgtatacaaAACTGATGAAGCAAAACAAGAAGATCATAAATACAAACCAATATTATTTACTGGGGATACATTGTTTATAGCTGGGTGTGGAAGATTTTTTGAAGGAAGTGCAAAGgatatgtttaaaaatattgaaaaagtaaaaaacaTGAGAAAGGaaacattaatatattgCGGACATGAGTATACCCTTAATAATTTAAg ATTTGCATTGAGCAttgaaaatgataatgaatatatgaaaaacaaaTTGAATGAAGTTACAGAAAAGCTTAAAAACAAAGAACATTCTGTACCTTCAACAATTGAAGAAGAGAATTTAATCAATCCATTTTTTAGAACTCATTGTTATGTTAATAAGTTTAATATGaatgatgaaataaaaatattagataaattaagacaattaaaaaataatttttaa